The Aedes albopictus strain Foshan chromosome 2, AalbF5, whole genome shotgun sequence region CGATGAAAGTGCCACACACGCTTGCTTTCTGGCACACCACGAAATCAAGCCACCACCCAAGCGAAACAGGTAGCCCGAATTCGATTTCCGGTCCTTCACATTTCCGGCCCAGTCTGCGTCGGCGTATCCCTGAAGTTCTTCTTTGCCGGCACCTAATACCAGCTTCAGCTCGCTTGTCGCTTTCAGGTAGCGCAGAACCCTTTTCGCTTCCGTCCAATCAGCATTCGTTGGCTTGCTCACCTGCCTTCCAAAAATCGATGTACATACTTATAGCGATGTCTGGCCGGGTATTCACTGATAGGTACAGCAAACCACCGACGAGGCTCTGGAACTTGTCATTGTTCGGTAGACTCTCCAACTCCTCCTTTTGCTGTAGATATCCGACGTCCATAGGAATTCTTGACACCTTCGCATCCGCAAGTCCAAACTGTTCAACCAGCTTGTCGATGTATGCCTTTTGGTCCAAGCAGTAGGCGTTACCTTCCTTCGTCACTCTTATCCCCAAAAAATGCTTCACTTCGCCAAGTGTTGTTATTTGAAACTCCGTAGCCAAAGCCTTCACAATCCCGTCGTATTCCTTGTCATTGGAGGTGACGACCAGCATATCATCCACATAGACGAGGATACACACTGTGCTGTCGCTCTTCTTCCGCACAAACAGCCACGGATCAGCTTCCGCCTGCTTGAGGCCGAGTCGCGTCAGAACATTTTTCAGCTTCTCGTTCCAAACCCTGGCTGATTGCTTCAACCCGTAGAGGCTTTTGCGCAACCGACAAACCTTGTCACTTCCAACTCGTAGTCCAGGTGGTGCCCGCATGTAGATGGTCTCCTTCAAATCGCCATTCAAATATGCCGTCTTCACATCAACGTGCCTTACCTTCATTCCGTCTCGCCCGGCGACGGTCAACAGAGTACGAAGCTTCACTTGCTTTGCGACGGGGGCGAACACCTCGTCGTAATCCAGGCCATACCGTTGTGTGAAACCTTGCGCCACTACTAGCTTTATAACGTATTATTTTACCCTGCTCATTCTGTTTCTTCTGACGGCACCGATGTCAACTCCCAAGCCTTGCAATCCCGCAGCGACTTCAGCTCGTCGTTCATGGCAGCCTTCCAGTGATCGCTCTCAGGACCACTCACCGCCTCCTGGTAACTCCGAGGCTCGTCCTGCAGACACTTAGCTAACCTGCCATCCGCCATATAACGTTCAGGTGGAATACCTTTCGTTGACCTTGCTGACCAACGAGGTGTACCTGCGAGTTGCTCCTCCTGAAAGTGGTTCGACTCCTCCTGTATAGGAATGATATCCTCATCTCGGCAAGATTCTTCACTTCCACTGGCATCATTGGTCTGCTGGATCGTCGAAGCCACGAACCAAATTCTCGCAAGACTTGTCATCGAAACCACGAAATTCTTCTTCATCGCTATCTTCGTCCGGACCACCATCTGATTTATCGGATTCTTCATCGGATCCGTCCGACTCCTCCTGCTCCACGTTCCCAGTTGGCCTTGCTGGCAGCTCGAAGAAATCCTCAGCGACCGCATCTTCAACCTTCTCACCCGACTGTAAGAAACGAGCATCACGACTGAAAACGACTTCGTTTGTCTTCAAGTCGATGAAACGCCGCGCTTTATGCTGCTGGGAGTACCCAACGAAAGTCATTTTCCGCGCCTTCGACTGCAGCTTCGTCCGCTTCTCCTTCGGGATGAACACGTAAGCCTCTGAACCGAACACCTGAAGCATGCTCATGTCCGGTTTCGTCCCGTACCAAATCTCGTAGGGCGTCTGCTGTACCGGCTTCGTTGGCAGCATATTCTGCAGACAGTTTTCCGTGTTAACCGCCTCGGCCCAGTACCGATAGTGCAATCCTGACTCAATGATCATGCACCGAGCCATTTCCACGAGCGAACGGTTCTTCCGCTCCGCGACTCCGTTCTGCTGCGGCGTGTATGCTGTCGTGAACTGCTGCTGAATACCCTCCTGCTTGAGAAATCCAACCAACTCTGCGCTGCGATACTCTCCTCCTTGATCCGATCTAATGATCTTCGGAGGCCATCCGAACTGCGTTTTCACCAGACGCACGAAATCCCGGATAGCATCCACCGTGTCCGACTTCCTCTTCAGAATGTACAGAGTGGTATAGCGGCTGTAGTCATCGATTAGCGATAGAAAGTATCGACGACCACCAGGTGTAGCCGTATTCATCGGCCCGCACAAGTCGGTGTGGATCAAATCCAACACTGACTTCGACTTCCGCTTTGACTTCTTGGGGAATGGCAGCCTTGCCATCTTTCCTTCCAAGCAGGGTTCACAAGTAATTTTCACTGAGCAATTATGTACCTTGATGCCGGTTGCCAAACCTTTGCGCTCCAGATCCAGAATTGCTTGAGGATCACGGTGTCCCAGCTTCCGATGCCACTCGTGTATGCAATCCTTTGCATGGCACTGCCCCGAAACCGCATTCGCTCGTTCCACCATTTGGAGATGGTAGAGGCCCTTGCTTGACGGTGCAACAGCAGCAATCCTGTCGCCGTTCGCGATCGTACAGCCGTTCTTGTCGAAGATGACTCTCGCTCCCTTCTGAACGAGCCTGCCAACCGACACGAGATTCATGTCGAGCTCCGGAACGAATAGCACTTCACTGAGCGAAATCTGCTTTTCGTCACCACCGCCTCCGACGCAAGAAAATTTACACGATCCGACGCCTTTTACTACCGCCCGTTTACCGTCAGCAACTGTTACGGATTTCGGAGTGTCCTGCCGCGGTTCACTCAACGACACGAAATACTTCCGATTCGCGCACATATGCGAACTCGCGCCGGAATCGACATTCCACTCTTTTGTCGCGCACTCACTGGCAAGAAACGTAAAAACTTCCGATTCCGACTTGGCAAGTTTTGCCTTCGCTTGCTTTTTCGACACTTTCGTCTGTTCACGATGCCCAATCGCTTCTGAGCTACTGGCACCTTCTTCTTTCTTCTGCCGCTGCCACAAGATGCAGTTCTTCTTCTTATGGCCGGGCTTCTCACAGAAAAAAACACACCACACTTTTCTTCTTATCGTCCGCTTTCAGAACAACCGAATCCACTGCCGATGGTTCCCGCCGCTTGAGCACTTCGTTAATTATCTTCCCCTTCACTAGCTGCAGGGTCAGCTCATCATCGGATCGGTTTTCTAGCGTCGTCGTCAGTGCATCGAACGAACTTGGCAAACTTCTAAACACTAGAACCACTTGAAGATCTTCGTCCAGCTTTGTACCGGCATTAGCCAGCTTCTCGAACAAATCCTCGAACTCCATCAAGTGTTCTTCGATGTTGTCGCCGTCGTGGTACTCCATGTCGCAGATTCGTTTGAGCAGTTGCACTTTGGTCGTTAGCGTCTTCTTCTGGTGCTGCTTTTCCAAATTGTCCCACACTTCCTTCGCGGAATTCGTATTCCGGATGTGTCCGTGTTGACTTCTTGTCAGCAACAAACCGATCGTCGCGCGCGCTCGTTGGTCACCCTCGTCCCAGGTAGCCACCGCCGCCGCGTTCGAACCGGAAGCATCCAGTTGCGGCTTCACTCCCGGCGAGACGTACTTCCAAAGTCCTTCTCTCACTAACAAAAACTCGACTTCCAACTTCCACGAATCGTAATTATCGTTCGTCAACTTCGCGATACCGATCTTCTCCATTTTGTCGAATTCAAAAAAGTCTAAAACAATTCAACAAAATATCCACGACTTGTCTCTACGTGTTCACTTTGCACAAAAAACAAAATGGCTACTTCACAGGCCCATGACCTATTGGATGGAAAATAGCAGAGAAAGCAGTAAAACACGTCTTTACAGGTCGAGGTAACAAACTGGTGTGATCTTTATTCATCTCCTTTTCCCTCTTCATTCTTGCCCCATTGCGTTACACTAATGGTCCATTCACACTTGCGTATTCGATGAATGCGTGATGCTCAATGGCACAGTGCCGCCATCAGTTCCTTATCTTTCACTCTTTCATATGTTTCGTGAACAAcgaaggccaagaaacgtcaaaagcccatacagaataaaaaaaaatgcaatgtcCTATATGGtcatcagcttaccaagttcaaaaatgctgtaaactagagtTACAGATCTTTCGATTGGCTCACTCGAATTTAGTTCTACCATAGGCGAGTAATTTAGAGCTTATATTCGCATATTTGAACCGACGTTTATTTCTTATCGCAAAATGCTTGATCACCAACAACTCTCACACATCGTCATTATATTCTTATCTGGCtggttgaaaataataaaaacgcATCATCTGTGAGCGTATCGCGTATGCGGTGGATAAACAAAATTTTCAGtacaatacacatttttttgatAGACTGGTGTTAAGAAAtggataaaaatttgaaaatagttTCTTCTTTGTTAATGATCTGCAGTTCTCTACTCTGCATCGAATTACTCGTGACATTCGTAATTCAACAGAACGGTCGGAGTAGTTTTGGATACGAATCACTGCTTTCGAGGATCGAATTACTTACGAACGAGATCAAGGCGATGAACGTGGACATGAAATCTCGGACTGATATGATGAATGAAAAAGTTATGGAGAAGCTAGATCGACTCGAGACAACCCTCATTAAACGTTTCGACAACATGGAAAATGTCAAGCTTGACAAATTTGAAAGCATTAAAAATGACATCAATCAGCATATCAATCAAACATGTTTAAGAAATGTGGATCAGAAGAATGATAGTGAAGCTTTTTACGACAAATTAGCCAGCCAAATGAGTAAAGTACAAAATACAGTTGAAGCTACGAAGACCGATTTGGCGCTAATCAAGAGTTTGGTTCCTCCGGAATCGTGTAAGCATCTATCGTCTACCTTGTCTGGACAGTTCCAGCTACGACCCTTCAAAGATGAGAACACGATCGAAGTTTACTGCGAGCAGGCAGCGTTCGGTGGTGGCTGGTTGGTGTTTCAGCGCCGTTTCGATGGGTCTgtggatttcttccggaactggACACAGTACAGGAATGGGTTTGGAGATGTTGGCGGTGAATTCTGGCTTGGGTTGGAACAGCTGCATCAGTTGACCAAAGACAGAAGATTCGAGCTGATTGTGGAGTTAGAGGCGAACGATTCTGATGTGTTGTTTGCAAGGTACGATGATTTTGCAATAGGCAGTGAAAAAGAAATGTATTCCCTGAAAGGACTTGGGAACTTTACTGGAACCGCTCGCGATGCTTTGAGTTATCACAGAGGAAGAAGTTTTTCAACAAGCGATAGAGAGACCGAAAACTGCTCGTACAACTACGCGACCGGTTGTATGAGTGGTTGGTGGTATAGCTGTGGCTTTAAGAGGTTTGTAACCGAAACGCTAAGGTATATAACAAGATACATTTTGTTCCATTTTAGTGATCTCAATCAACCATATGTTTTGACGAAAGGAAACATTATTCATTGGGCCGGATTTCCTTATAAAGAAGGCATAAAATCTACCAAAATGATGATACGTGAAATACAGTAAAAAATTATTTATGTGAGTATAAGCACGGCtttgttcttcttctttctggctctacgtccccactggagcttggcctgcctcgcttcaacttgatgttctttgagaatttccacagttattaattgaagggctttctttgcctgccattgcatgaatttgtatattgtgaggcaagtacaatgatacactatgcccagggagtcgagaaaattttcccgaccggtacgggaatcgaacccgccgtctccagattggcgatccatagccttaatactaggctaactggagaccccatggaGAGCAcggcttttttttaatttaaaacttGATTTGGTTTATAAGATGACATAAAAACTATCCAAATAGTtcagattttttcgagaaaagtcatTACTAGGGCATGTTACCCAAACTACAATTTGAAGTCTAAATAATTCTGAGGAGACTCTGAGAAACGTCACAAaaccgaaatgattctatttccGCTTTATGACGGATCGAAGGGCCTCTTAACAACCTTCACATATAGAGAAACAGTATTATTGGTTCATGCAAGCATGTATGTAGTATGCACCTTGATAATCGTCCACCCTAATAGACTCCTTTTTTCACCTACAGCTTCTCCCAAGTTTTCACCTACGGGCCCATTTTGACTGAGCCCACCGGTGCGGCGTTGtttgttcccgagcagaagggcataccttacaaataccatgcgaagagcaacatgtgatctaataccttaaattgttattgctgcgttactctaagaaaaaatattagaacatcacaataactgttggaggtatttgagcagagttttttttattgatgtggtatttgttggttcagcagtgaaaataacggaagaacaagatttgctattacatcatgaagtcatcaaaCATATGAagtatttaataacaagaaatggtattagtttgttattcaataactt contains the following coding sequences:
- the LOC115262246 gene encoding microfibril-associated glycoprotein 4-like gives rise to the protein MDKNLKIVSSLLMICSSLLCIELLVTFVIQQNGRSSFGYESLLSRIELLTNEIKAMNVDMKSRTDMMNEKVMEKLDRLETTLIKRFDNMENVKLDKFESIKNDINQHINQTCLRNVDQKNDSEAFYDKLASQMSKVQNTVEATKTDLALIKSLVPPESCKHLSSTLSGQFQLRPFKDENTIEVYCEQAAFGGGWLVFQRRFDGSVDFFRNWTQYRNGFGDVGGEFWLGLEQLHQLTKDRRFELIVELEANDSDVLFARYDDFAIGSEKEMYSLKGLGNFTGTARDALSYHRGRSFSTSDRETENCSYNYATGCMSGWWYSCGFKSDLNQPYVLTKGNIIHWAGFPYKEGIKSTKMMIREIQ